A DNA window from Stutzerimonas stutzeri contains the following coding sequences:
- a CDS encoding c-type cytochrome: protein MNNRQARLFAIAATGVATLVFIGLTVDSHRQFPKLTNAENITAEVKHGMDVWHKYNCINCHTLFGEGAYYAPDLTKITQHRGEPYLKAYMRDPSKFYDEKIHRRLMPQQNLAEDEISDLIAFLDWVSKVDNQGWPPRPILVTGSFVPGADTGGGQRDDMPAGARPVDADDDERALGEQVFRSAVPACNACHSIAPGANMAGPTLAGLATRAAEIVASADYTGQASDARGYIRESIVTPSAHIIPGAMYSADGTSFMPTGYEQSLTDAQIDQLTAYLETLK, encoded by the coding sequence ATGAACAACCGCCAAGCGAGGCTCTTCGCAATTGCCGCAACCGGTGTGGCCACGCTCGTGTTCATCGGGCTGACAGTGGACAGTCACCGGCAATTTCCCAAGCTGACCAATGCCGAGAACATCACGGCTGAGGTCAAGCACGGGATGGATGTCTGGCATAAGTACAACTGCATCAACTGCCACACGCTATTCGGTGAGGGCGCTTACTACGCGCCGGATCTGACCAAGATCACCCAGCACCGCGGTGAGCCTTATCTCAAGGCTTATATGCGTGATCCGTCCAAGTTCTACGACGAGAAGATCCATCGCCGGCTGATGCCCCAGCAGAATCTGGCCGAGGACGAGATCAGCGATTTGATCGCCTTTCTCGACTGGGTAAGCAAGGTCGACAACCAGGGGTGGCCGCCGCGGCCGATCCTGGTCACCGGCAGCTTCGTTCCGGGCGCCGACACCGGTGGTGGACAGCGTGACGACATGCCGGCCGGCGCGCGGCCGGTAGATGCAGACGATGACGAGCGTGCTTTGGGTGAGCAGGTGTTTCGTTCTGCAGTGCCTGCGTGCAACGCCTGCCACTCGATTGCGCCTGGGGCGAACATGGCGGGGCCGACCCTGGCGGGTCTTGCCACCCGCGCGGCGGAAATCGTCGCGTCTGCCGATTACACCGGGCAGGCCAGTGACGCTCGCGGCTATATCCGCGAATCCATCGTCACGCCCAGTGCGCACATCATCCCCGGCGCTATGTACTCGGCTGACGGCACATCGTTCATGCCGACAGGTTACGAGCAGAGCCTGACGGATGCGCAGATCGATCAACTGACGGCCTATCTCGAAACGCTCAAGTGA
- a CDS encoding type B 50S ribosomal protein L31, which yields MKPSIHPDYRPVLFHDTAADVYFLIGSTAETNRTHQHVDGNSYPYIALDVSSASHPIYTGKQRKTTTEGRIAGFNKRFAGFTKTN from the coding sequence ATGAAACCAAGCATTCACCCCGACTACCGCCCGGTGCTGTTTCACGACACCGCAGCGGATGTCTATTTTTTGATCGGCTCGACCGCCGAAACCAATCGCACCCATCAACACGTTGACGGCAATAGCTACCCCTATATCGCACTCGATGTGTCCAGTGCGTCGCACCCGATCTATACGGGCAAGCAACGCAAGACCACCACCGAAGGCCGCATTGCAGGCTTCAACAAGCGCTTCGCCGGATTCACCAAAACGAACTGA
- the nirK gene encoding copper-containing nitrite reductase, with the protein MFGKFIVGDGPETVAQQGKDLSKNPTQVGEPVGNREPKSITLDLRTTEEEGRLSDGSTYKFWTFDGTVPGPMVRIREGDTVTLNLSNEPDSAHIHSIDLHAVTGPGGGAAVTQVAPGQTRSFTFKALQPGLYVYHCATPMVAQHISNGMYGLILVEPEGGLAKVDHEFYVMQGELYTASPRGARGLHEFSLDMLLRETPQHLMFNGATDALTSIHQMEVNTGDSVRIFFGVGGPNLISSFHVIGEIFDKVFDQGSLTSPPLTDVQTTLVPAGGATMVEFVADYPGKYILVDHALSRAEKGLMGVLTVKGDADASIFSSPEPIDPHSGH; encoded by the coding sequence ATGTTCGGGAAGTTCATCGTTGGAGATGGCCCCGAGACGGTCGCCCAGCAAGGCAAGGATCTTTCCAAGAACCCCACACAGGTGGGCGAGCCGGTAGGCAATCGCGAACCGAAGAGTATCACCCTCGATCTGCGTACGACCGAGGAGGAGGGGCGGCTGAGCGATGGCAGCACCTACAAATTCTGGACCTTCGACGGCACGGTGCCGGGTCCGATGGTGCGTATTCGCGAGGGCGATACCGTCACGTTGAATCTCAGCAACGAGCCTGACAGTGCGCATATCCACTCCATCGATCTGCACGCGGTCACCGGGCCCGGCGGCGGTGCCGCAGTTACCCAGGTAGCGCCGGGTCAGACCCGATCTTTCACGTTCAAGGCGCTGCAGCCGGGCCTCTATGTCTATCACTGCGCCACTCCCATGGTGGCGCAGCACATCAGCAACGGCATGTATGGGTTGATCCTGGTCGAGCCTGAAGGTGGCCTGGCGAAAGTCGACCACGAGTTCTATGTGATGCAGGGGGAGCTGTACACGGCGAGCCCGAGAGGCGCGCGCGGGTTGCATGAGTTCTCGCTGGACATGCTGTTGCGCGAGACGCCGCAACATCTGATGTTCAACGGCGCAACCGACGCCCTGACCAGTATCCATCAGATGGAAGTCAACACTGGCGACAGCGTGCGCATCTTCTTCGGTGTTGGCGGCCCGAACCTGATTTCCAGCTTCCACGTGATTGGCGAAATCTTCGACAAGGTCTTCGACCAAGGCTCGCTCACCAGTCCGCCATTGACGGACGTGCAGACGACTCTGGTGCCGGCTGGCGGCGCGACCATGGTCGAGTTCGTCGCTGACTACCCAGGTAAATACATCCTGGTGGATCACGCCCTGTCGCGCGCCGAGAAAGGCCTGATGGGTGTATTGACGGTGAAGGGCGACGCGGACGCTTCGATCTTTTCCAGCCCCGAACCGATAGACCCACATTCCGGACACTGA
- a CDS encoding TonB-dependent receptor domain-containing protein — translation MPRRNSSPVLCTPARLFSILACLPLTALGAEKTLNLEPTVITATSTARQLSDAPASIAVITREELSVRPVQDLEDALRGTPGLQFTGVGMTRRGVSIRGMGSEHTLVLVNGQRVNTATGAVAHADFDLGWVPVEAIERIEVIRGPMSSLYGSEALGGVVNVITRRSTDAWHGAAQINGGVREDDRGGQTHQLGVYAGGPLIPDVLGLSLSGETRRRQETPGHRDAALSEIEGRDAHSGSATLNWTPDAAQRIDFTYASGLEDRWRNTRRAGARPVDYESSDRIERERFSVAHSGDWSWGASSLRAYRNTLERTNRFTSGVIPTSPRQELTDDIVDGSLSVPIAEMHLVTLGGEWRNEQLEDGGFTAGDASMIHRALFMQDEIELDPTWSLVLGNRFDRHEEYGWHNSPRTYLVHHLSDELTIKGGGGRGFKAPSLKQLSPGYSAVGGGGMFTIFGNPDLEPETNTTYELSADYQAGDWSLNAGLFQNNVRGLIQTVCVANCGQRGREIRNYDNVDKARIRGLELGGGLDLPANLHWDLNYTYLDAIDRSAGRRLGDRARHLANTRLQWAPTARFSGQLRGEYVGSQLTYSSNTAYAVPAYSLWHLELTQRLTDNLSIRGGIENLTDEDFSDASDNFTFAEPGRTYHVGVSLSF, via the coding sequence ATGCCCCGCCGTAACAGCAGTCCTGTTCTTTGCACTCCTGCTCGACTCTTTTCCATTCTGGCCTGCTTGCCGTTGACGGCTCTTGGCGCTGAAAAAACGCTGAATCTCGAGCCTACTGTGATTACCGCGACCTCTACCGCGCGCCAGTTGAGTGATGCGCCAGCGAGCATCGCCGTCATCACTCGCGAAGAATTGAGCGTGCGTCCGGTCCAGGATCTGGAAGATGCCTTGCGTGGCACCCCAGGCCTGCAGTTCACCGGTGTCGGCATGACTCGCCGCGGTGTGAGCATTCGCGGTATGGGAAGCGAGCACACGCTGGTACTGGTGAATGGACAGCGCGTCAATACAGCTACCGGCGCCGTGGCCCATGCTGACTTCGATCTTGGCTGGGTTCCGGTGGAAGCCATAGAGCGGATCGAGGTGATACGCGGGCCAATGTCCTCGCTTTACGGTTCCGAGGCGCTTGGCGGTGTGGTCAACGTCATTACCCGTCGCAGCACGGACGCTTGGCACGGTGCAGCGCAGATCAATGGTGGTGTGCGCGAGGATGACCGGGGCGGCCAGACCCATCAGCTAGGCGTTTATGCCGGCGGCCCGCTGATACCTGACGTGCTAGGCCTGTCACTGAGTGGCGAGACACGGCGGCGGCAGGAAACACCAGGACATCGCGATGCAGCCCTGTCGGAAATCGAAGGCCGTGATGCCCATAGCGGCAGCGCCACCCTTAACTGGACGCCGGACGCCGCCCAGCGCATCGACTTTACCTACGCAAGTGGCCTGGAAGATCGCTGGCGCAATACGCGCCGTGCGGGTGCAAGGCCTGTCGATTACGAGTCCAGCGATCGCATCGAGCGCGAGCGATTCTCTGTCGCCCATAGCGGCGATTGGTCGTGGGGCGCAAGCTCGCTACGTGCCTATCGCAACACGCTGGAACGCACCAACCGTTTCACTAGCGGGGTCATACCTACGTCGCCGCGCCAAGAGCTTACCGACGACATTGTCGATGGCAGTTTGAGCGTGCCGATAGCCGAGATGCATCTGGTGACCCTGGGTGGCGAATGGCGCAACGAGCAGCTGGAGGACGGAGGGTTCACTGCCGGCGATGCGAGCATGATCCATCGCGCGCTCTTCATGCAGGACGAAATCGAACTCGATCCCACCTGGTCGCTGGTGCTGGGGAATCGGTTCGACCGACATGAGGAATACGGTTGGCACAATAGCCCGCGTACCTACCTCGTCCATCATCTCAGCGATGAGCTGACCATCAAAGGCGGCGGCGGCCGGGGTTTCAAAGCGCCATCGCTCAAGCAGCTGTCGCCAGGCTACTCGGCGGTTGGGGGCGGTGGAATGTTCACCATCTTCGGCAACCCGGACCTCGAGCCCGAAACCAACACCACCTATGAGCTCAGTGCGGATTATCAGGCAGGCGACTGGTCGCTGAACGCGGGGCTTTTCCAAAACAACGTTCGTGGCCTGATCCAGACGGTATGTGTGGCGAACTGCGGCCAGCGTGGCCGTGAGATACGCAATTACGATAACGTCGATAAAGCGCGTATTCGCGGTCTTGAGCTGGGCGGCGGTCTGGATCTACCCGCGAATCTGCATTGGGATCTGAACTACACCTATCTTGATGCCATCGATCGCAGCGCTGGGCGCAGGCTGGGTGACCGCGCACGCCACCTGGCCAACACGCGATTGCAATGGGCGCCTACCGCTCGTTTTAGCGGGCAGCTGCGAGGCGAATACGTCGGCAGCCAGCTGACCTATTCCAGCAACACCGCCTATGCAGTACCGGCCTACAGCCTGTGGCACCTGGAGCTGACCCAGCGCCTCACGGACAACCTGAGTATCCGTGGTGGCATAGAGAATCTCACCGACGAAGATTTCAGCGATGCATCCGACAATTTCACCTTCGCTGAACCGGGGCGGACTTACCACGTCGGTGTGAGCCTGAGCTTCTGA
- a CDS encoding MarR family winged helix-turn-helix transcriptional regulator produces the protein MDNQLCFALHSTSLLMTKVYKPMLQRIGLTYPQYLAMLVVLWEDDGITVGDISARLLTDPGSLTPLLKRLEAAGFITRTRRTADERVVELRLTEEGRSLQTEAECIPTNILSASGQTPEGIRLSLY, from the coding sequence CTGGACAATCAGCTTTGCTTTGCATTGCATTCAACCTCACTGCTGATGACAAAGGTCTACAAACCCATGCTCCAACGTATCGGGCTAACCTATCCGCAGTACCTGGCCATGCTGGTGGTGCTCTGGGAAGACGACGGCATCACCGTTGGGGATATCAGTGCGCGCTTGCTGACCGATCCGGGCTCGCTTACGCCTTTACTGAAACGGCTTGAAGCTGCGGGGTTCATCACCCGAACCCGCCGCACCGCGGATGAGCGCGTAGTCGAATTACGCCTGACTGAGGAAGGTCGCTCACTGCAGACTGAAGCCGAATGCATCCCGACGAATATCCTTAGCGCCAGTGGGCAGACCCCGGAAGGCATCCGGCTGTCGCTGTACTGA